A genome region from Populus alba chromosome 5, ASM523922v2, whole genome shotgun sequence includes the following:
- the LOC118062060 gene encoding probable methyltransferase At1g29790 — MGSVSLKIGDGTARFRRASFCSSAVNILMLFSVITTNLFALYAFTSSPKDHQAHLVHNPHKNISLISEHVSLILREIASSQKKLARMEKELLGYETMDISRPNIASELKLFLQHHQLPLGKDSRTGITEMVASVGHSCEKSPDLLSQYMVYKISGPCPDDWSLGQKLILRGCEPLPRRRCFAKSVPKVGLYRFPVSLWKPVSEKILTWSGLGCKNFECLNKKKLSRDCVGCFNITSGYETQKFVTVRGRNDFLIDDVLALASGGIRIGFDISGGSGTFAARMAERNVTVITNTLNVDAPFSEFIAARGLFPLYLSLDHRFPFYDNVFDLIHASSGLDGGDKPEKLEFLMFDIDRILRAGGLFWLDNFYCANDVKKTALTRLIERFGYKKLKWVVGEKVDTAGSGKSEVYLSAVLQKPARV; from the coding sequence ATGGGATCAGTGTCCCTGAAAATTGGAGATGGAACAGCCAGATTCAGGAGAGCAAGTTTCTGTTCGTCAGCAGTGAACATTCTCATGCTCTTCTCTGTTATAACCACAAATCTTTTTGCATTATATGCCTTCACATCTTCTCCAAAAGACCATCAAGCTCACCTCGTTCACAATCCCCATAAAAACATTTCTTTGATCTCCGAGCATGTCTCTTTAATACTAAGAGAGATCGCTTCTTCTCAGAAAAAGCTTGCCAGGATGGAAAAGGAGCTTTTGGGCTATGAAACTATGGATATTTCAAGGCCCAATATTGCAAGTGAGCTCAAATTGTTCTTGCAACACCATCAACTCCCTCTTGGTAAAGATTCAAGAACTGGGATCACTGAGATGGTGGCTTCTGTGGGTCATTCTTGTGAGAAATCTCCAGACTTGTTGTCTCAGTATATGGTTTACAAGATTTCTGGGCCTTGTCCTGATGATTGGAGCCTTGGCCAGAAGCTGATTTTGCGTGGATGTGAGCCTTTGCCCAGAAGGAGGTGCTTTGCCAAGTCTGTTCCAAAGGTGGGTCTTTATCGTTTTCCTGTTTCACTTTGGAAACCTGTTAGTGAAAAGATTTTAACTTGGAGTGGTCTTGGTTGCAAGAATTTTGAGTgcttgaataaaaagaaattgagtaGGGATTGTGTTGGTTGCTTTAATATTACTAGTGGCTATGAGACTCAAAAGTTTGTTACAGTTAGAGGCAGGAATGATTTTCTTATTGATGATGTGTTAGCTCTAGCAAGTGGAGGAATTAGAATTGGATTTGATATTAGTGGTGGGTCTGGAACTTTTGCTGCTAGAATGGCAGAGAGAAATGTGACTGTGATTACTAATACTTTGAATGTGGATGCTCCATTTAGTGAATTTATTGCAGCAAGAGGGCTTTTCCCTTTGTATTTGAGTTTAGATCATAGGTTCCCTTTCTATGATAATGTGTTTGATTTAATCCATGCTTCTAGTGGATTGGATGGAGGGGACAAACCTGAAAAATTAGAGTTCTTAATGTTTGATATCGATCGAATTCTGAGGGCTGGTGGATTGTTCTGGTTAGATAACTTCTATTGTGCAAATGATGTGAAGAAGACAGCTTTGACTCGACTGATTGAGCGGTTTGGGTATAAGAAGCTGAAATGGGTTGTGGGTGAGAAGGTAGACACAGCTGGGTCAGGGAAATCGGAAGTTTATTTGTCTGCCGTACTTCAAAAGCCAGCAAGAGTGTGA
- the LOC118062059 gene encoding auxin response factor 5, with protein sequence MGSVEEKIRTGGLVNGAQTNLLEEMKLLKEFQDQSGLRKAINSELWYACAGPLVSLPQVGSLVYYFPQGHSEQVAVSTRRSATSQIPNYPNLPSQLLCQVHNVTLHADKDTDEIYAQMSLQPVNTEKDVFPIPDFGLRPSKHPSEFFCKTLTASDTSTHGGFSVPRRAAEKLFPPLDYTMQPPTQELVVRDLHDNTWTFRHIYRGQPKRHLLTTGWSLFVGSKRLKAGDSVLFIRDEKSQLMVGVRRANRQQTTLPSSVLSADSMHIGVLAAAAHATANRSPFTIFYNPRACPSDFVIPLIKFRKAVFGTQVSVGMRFGMMFETEESGKRRYMGTIVGISDLDPLRWPGSKWRNLQVEWDEPGCSDKQNRVSSWEIETPESLFIFPSLTSGLKRPLQSGFLGDSEWGSLVKKPLSWLPGSGNANLPYASMSNISSEQLINMLMKPHPINYPGICGAALPEVSAAKVASLDVKNMQATINQMPQLNQSGVTSVENQNYSQICLDQSDAIISSSSKINVAGKSFSSSEVENQASVGVGERKLKAETEHLPDQLSQLTSTGECIVQKPSSCPMTQQNATNHLAFQNQNQGHSQLQTSIWPAQAFPESSLLNSQQIHSPLADATAPNCSLPFLDADEWISHPMSLAGMYRSGPLSMFGSQDTSVVFPEAINPSLPFMNQDVWDHQMSNSRFLSQANQLVSLTQQEPCSLNSGAVKDLSDESNDQSGIYGSLNFDASNGGGSVVDPSVSSAILDEFCTLKDADLQNASDCLVGNLSSSQDVQSQITSASLADSQAFSRQDFPDNSGGTSSSNVDFDNSNMLQNSSWQQVAPRVRTYTKVQKTGSVGRSIDVSSFKNYEELCSAIECMFGLDGHLNNPKRSGWKLVYVDYENDVLLIGDDPWEEFVGCVRCIRILSPSEVQQMSEEGMKLLNSANIQGTNAPITEGSHAR encoded by the exons ATGGGGTCTGTGGAAGAGAAAATCAGGACAGGAGGGCTTGTTAATGGAGCTCAAACAAATCTTCTCGAGGAAATGAAGTTGTTGAAAGAATTTCAAGATCAGTCTG GATTACGGAAGGCAATCAACTCGGAGCTGTGGTACGCTTGTGCAGGCCCACTAGTTTCCTTGCCTCAGGTTGGAAGTCTGGTGTATTATTTTCCTCAAGGACACAGTGAGCAG GTGGCAGTTTCCACGAGAAGATCAGCTACTTCACAGATCCCCAACTACCCAAATCTGCCTTCTCAGCTATTGTGCCAAGTTCACAATGTCACCCTACAT GCAGACAAAGATACAGATGAAATTTATGCTCAAATGAGTCTTCAACCAGTGAACACT GAAAAAGATGTCTTCCCTATACCAGATTTTGGGCTAAGGCCCAGCAAGCATCCAAGTGAATTTTTCTGCAAAACTTTGACTGCTAGCGATACAAGTACACACGGTGGCTTCTCGGTGCCACGCAGGGCAGCAGAAAAGCTCTTCCCTCCACTG GATTACACAATGCAACCGCCAACTCAGGAGCTTGTTGTAAGGGACTTGCATGATAATACCTGGACTTTTCGCCATATATACCGCG GGCAGCCAAAACGACACCTTCTTACAACTGGGTGGAGTTTATTTGTGGGTTCAAAAAGGCTTAAAGCTGGTGATTCTGTTTTGTTCATCAG GGATGAAAAGTCACAGTTAATGGTGGGTGTGAGGCGTGCAAACCGTCAACAAACAACATTACCATCATCAGTTCTATCTGCTGATAGCATGCACATTGGTGTCCTTGCTGCTGCAGCTCATGCTACTGCCAATCGAAGCCCATTCACCATTTTTTACAATCCAAG GGCATGCCCTTCAGACTTTGTCATTCCTTTGATTAAATTCCGGAAAGCTGTATTTGGAACTCAAGTCTCAGTCGGTATGAGGTTTGGAATGATGTTTGAGACAGAGGAGTCAGGAAAACGCAG ATATATGGGCACAATAGTTGGTATCAGTGACTTGGATCCACTGAGGTGGCCTGGTTCTAAGTGGCGGAATCTTCAG GTGGAGTGGGATGAGCCAGGGTGTTCTGATAAGCAGAACAGGGTTAGTTCATGGGAAATCGAGACTCCTGAAAGtctctttatttttccttctctgACTTCAGGTCTCAAACGACCCTTGCAGTCTGGATTTTTAG GAGATTCTGAGTGGGGGAGTTTGGTAAAAAAGCCCCTTTCATGGCTTCCTGGCAGTGGAAATGCAAATCTCCCATATGCTTCAATGTCAAACATAAGTTCTGAACAACTGATTAACATGCTAATGAAACCTCATCCTATTAACTATCCTGGAATCTGTGGAGCTGCACTACCAGAAGTTTCTGCCGCAAAGGTGGCTTCATTGGATGTTAAGAACATGCAGGCAACAATTAATCAGATGCCTCAGCTAAACCAGTCAGGAGTTACGTCTGTAGAAAACCAGAATTATTCACAGATCTGTCTAGACCAATCTGATGCCATAATCTCATCTTCATCAAAAATAAATGTAGCTGGGAAGTCATTTTCTTCAAGCGAAGTTGAAAATCAAGCATCGGTTGGAGTTggtgaaagaaaattaaaggcaGAAACTGAGCATTTGCCAGATCAGTTAAGCCAGCTAACCTCAACAGGTGAATGCATTGTGCAGAAACCATCATCGTGTCCTATGACCCAGCAGAATGCCACAAATCATCTAGCGTTCCAAAACCAGAATCAGGGCCACTCACAATTACAAACCAGCATCTGGCCTGCACAGGCATTTCCAGAATCATCGCTACTTAATTCCCAACAGATCCATTCACCTCTTGCTGATGCTACTGCACCTAACTGCTCACTACCGTTTCTAGATGCAGATGAATGGATATCACATCCCATGTCTCTTGCTGGGATGTATAGATCGGGGCCACTGTCCATGTTTGGATCACAGGACACATCAGTTGTGTTCCCGGAAGCAATTAATCCCTCCTTACCTTTTATGAATCAAGACGTGTGGGATCATCAGATGAGCAATTCAAGATTTCTATCCCAAGCAAACCAATTGGTTTCTTTGACTCAGCAAGAGCCTTGTAGCTTAAACTCAGGTGCAGTGAAGGATTTATCTGATGAGAGCAATGATCAAAGTGGGATTTATGGTTCTCTCAACTTTGACGCCAGCAATGGGGGTGGTTCTGTGGTCGATCCTTCTGTCTCAAGTGCTATACTAGATGAGTTCTGCACATTAAAGGATGCTGATTTGCAGAATGCTTCAGATTGTCTAGTCGGCAACCTCAGCTCAAGCCAGGATGTTCAGTCTCAGATTACCTCAGCAAGCCTAGCAGATTCCCAAGCTTTCTCACGGCAAGACTTTCCTGACAACTCTGGTGGTACATCTTCGAGCAATGTCGATTTTGATAATAGCAATATGCTCCAGAATAGCTCATGGCAGCAAGTAGCCCCACGTGTGCGCACATATACCAAG GTTCAGAAAACAGGGTCTGTTGGCAGGTCAATTGATGTCtcgagttttaaaaattatgaagaacTGTGCTCCGCTATTGAATGCATGTTTGGACTTGACGGGCATCTAAACAATCCTAAACGTTCTGGGTGGAAATTAGTATACGTGGACTACGAGAATGACGTTCTACTCATTGGTGACGATCCTTGGGA GGAATTTGTCGGCTGTGTCCGTTGCATAAGGATTCTGTCACCTTCAGAAGTTCAGCAGATGAGTGAAGAAGGAATGAAGCTTCTTAACAGCGCTAACATCCAAGGGACCAATGCACCCATCACCGAGGGTAGCCATGCTCGATAA
- the LOC118062058 gene encoding uncharacterized protein isoform X1: MEGLSKSDANLIVYVHPSQSKNVDKAILRELSSLLFKYSQAFDGVVLAYSVDPQDKCARILSGVHPYFGVRLRANLLIFSPKPKMLLEGKLVKITRESIHCIVLGFSSAIITDENIRNELKYKAKHGEGAYVSRYHKRHVIKIGAVIRFEVKSLDEEILHISGSLIPANTGSVHWLDKYFVDAATDSNKETKTEEEMEMQEQITVGGETLSFVNDHEIKKSKKRRRAADQ, encoded by the exons ATGGAGGGATTGAGTAAATCAGATGCTAATTTGATAGTTTACGTGCATCCATCGCAGAGCAAGAATGTTGATAAAGCAATCCTCCGTGAACTCAGCTCTTTGCTCTTCAA GTATTCTCAAGCATTTGATGGAGTTGTCTTGGCTTATAGTGTTGACCCTCAAGATAAATGTGCGAGAATTCTCTCTGGGGTTCACCCTTATTTCGGTGTCAGACTTCGAGCAAACCTGCTAATCTTCTCTCCGAAGCCGAAAATgcttttag AGGGAAAGCTGGTGAAAATTACTCGGGAATCTATTCATTGCATTGTTCTTGGTTTTTCATCTGCAATTATAACAGATGAAAATATCCGCAACGAGTTAAAGTATAAAGCT AAACATGGGGAGGGGGCATATGTTAGCAGATATCACAAGCGGCATGTAATAAAGATTGGAGCTGTGATACGTTTTGAAGTCAAGAG TTTGGATGAGGAAATACTGCACATTTCAGGATCCTTGATTCCAGCTAATACTGGAAGTGTCCATTGGTTAGATAAATATTTTGTCGATGCTGCAACTGACAG TAATAAGGAAACAAAGACTGAGGAAGAAATGGAAATGCAAGAGCAGATTACTGTAGGCGGAGAGACGTTGTCTTTTGTTAATGACCACGAAATTAAGAAGTCGAAGAAACGTAGAAGAGCAGCAGATCAATGA
- the LOC118062058 gene encoding uncharacterized protein isoform X2 — MEGLSKSDANLIVYVHPSQSKNVDKAILRELSSLLFKYSQAFDGVVLAYSVDPQDKCARILSGVHPYFGVRLRANLLIFSPKPKMLLEGKLVKITRESIHCIVLGFSSAIITDENIRNELKYKAKHGEGAYVSRYHKRHVIKIGAVIRFEVKR, encoded by the exons ATGGAGGGATTGAGTAAATCAGATGCTAATTTGATAGTTTACGTGCATCCATCGCAGAGCAAGAATGTTGATAAAGCAATCCTCCGTGAACTCAGCTCTTTGCTCTTCAA GTATTCTCAAGCATTTGATGGAGTTGTCTTGGCTTATAGTGTTGACCCTCAAGATAAATGTGCGAGAATTCTCTCTGGGGTTCACCCTTATTTCGGTGTCAGACTTCGAGCAAACCTGCTAATCTTCTCTCCGAAGCCGAAAATgcttttag AGGGAAAGCTGGTGAAAATTACTCGGGAATCTATTCATTGCATTGTTCTTGGTTTTTCATCTGCAATTATAACAGATGAAAATATCCGCAACGAGTTAAAGTATAAAGCT AAACATGGGGAGGGGGCATATGTTAGCAGATATCACAAGCGGCATGTAATAAAGATTGGAGCTGTGATACGTTTTGAAGTCAAGAGGTga